One Mycobacteriales bacterium genomic window carries:
- a CDS encoding CinA family protein, with amino-acid sequence MLAALVAAGATVAVAESLTGGLLTAALTEPAGASAAVRGGLVVYATELKAVLAGVPVPLLDAEGPVSPDVAAALAAGARDRLGATYGLGITGVAGPEPQDGKPVGTVYIGLAGPGTGSVRHLTLAGTRAEIRSASVAAALELLLFALRERTSELPR; translated from the coding sequence GTGCTGGCGGCGTTGGTGGCGGCGGGGGCGACGGTGGCCGTCGCGGAGTCGCTGACCGGCGGGCTGCTGACGGCGGCGTTGACCGAGCCGGCCGGGGCGAGCGCGGCCGTGCGGGGCGGGCTGGTCGTCTACGCGACGGAGCTCAAGGCGGTGCTCGCCGGCGTACCGGTCCCGCTGCTGGACGCCGAGGGACCGGTCAGCCCGGACGTCGCCGCCGCGCTCGCGGCCGGCGCCCGGGACCGCCTCGGGGCCACGTACGGGCTGGGCATCACCGGGGTGGCCGGGCCGGAGCCGCAGGACGGCAAGCCGGTCGGCACCGTCTACATCGGGCTCGCCGGTCCCGGCACCGGATCCGTACGGCACCTCACGCTGGCCGGGACGCGGGCCGAGATCCGGTCCGCGAGCGTGGCCGCGGCCCTGGAGCTGCTCCTGTTCGCATTACGGGAGAGGACCTCGGAATTGCCGAGGTGA
- the pgsA gene encoding CDP-diacylglycerol--glycerol-3-phosphate 3-phosphatidyltransferase, translating into MNVANGLTLLRLLLVPVFAWALVQQHGTDTSWRLVAFVIFAVASLTDRLDGDLARKRGLVTEVGKLADPIADKALTGTALVGLSALGLLPWWVTVVILIREGGITLLRFWVIRHGVIPASRGGKYKTFLQTIAIGLYLLPLHDLLATAAAWVMGAALVLTVVTGVDYVARALALRRAASAP; encoded by the coding sequence GTGAACGTGGCCAACGGGCTGACCCTGCTGCGGCTGCTGCTGGTGCCGGTGTTCGCCTGGGCGCTGGTGCAGCAGCACGGCACCGACACGTCCTGGCGGCTGGTCGCGTTCGTGATCTTCGCGGTCGCCTCGCTCACCGACCGGCTGGACGGGGACCTGGCCCGCAAGCGCGGCCTGGTCACCGAGGTCGGGAAGCTGGCCGACCCGATCGCGGACAAGGCGCTGACCGGGACCGCGCTGGTCGGGCTGTCCGCGCTCGGCCTGCTGCCCTGGTGGGTGACCGTGGTGATCCTGATCCGGGAGGGCGGCATCACGCTGCTGCGGTTCTGGGTGATCCGGCACGGGGTGATCCCGGCGTCGCGCGGCGGCAAGTACAAGACGTTCCTTCAGACGATCGCGATCGGGCTCTACCTGCTGCCGCTGCACGACCTGCTGGCGACCGCGGCGGCCTGGGTGATGGGGGCGGCGCTGGTGCTGACGGTCGTGACCGGGGTCGACTACGTGGCCCGGGCGCTGGCGCTGCGGCGGGCGGCGAGCGCACCGTGA
- the rimO gene encoding 30S ribosomal protein S12 methylthiotransferase RimO, which translates to MSVSRRAALVTLGCARNEVDSEELAGRLTADGWELTDDEDADVVLVNTCAFVASAKKDSIDTLLAAADGDRKVVAVGCLAERYGSELADSLPEAAAVLGFDAYTEIGDRLDDVLAGRPLTPHSPRDRRTLLPISPVERQGVTVSVPGHGSAAPGTSAAPGTSAAPGSSAAPETEVPGWTPPVLRRRLENSPVAPLKLASGCDRRCAFCAIPSFRGSFVSRPPAEVLAEARWLAEQGVRELVLVSENSTSYGKDLGDLRLLEQLLPELAAVPGIVRVRLSYLQPAETRPSLVAALAGTPGVAPYFDLSFQHSSEAVLRRMRRFGNTDRFLGLLEQIRALAPTAGVRSNVIVGFPGETTDDVAELTRFLTGARLDAIGVFGYSDEDGTEAAGYDGKVRTDVVDRRVARMTDLVDELMAQRAEERLGETVEVLVEAITGDGVEGRAAHQAPEVDGATLVTDAPVDVRVGDLVRAEVTGSAGVDLTARYLDTADAVARPVVAAGR; encoded by the coding sequence GTGTCCGTTTCCCGTCGTGCTGCACTGGTGACCCTCGGCTGCGCCCGCAACGAGGTCGACTCCGAAGAGCTGGCCGGAAGGCTGACCGCGGACGGCTGGGAGCTCACCGACGACGAGGACGCCGACGTCGTCCTCGTCAACACCTGCGCGTTCGTGGCCAGTGCGAAGAAGGACTCGATCGACACGCTGCTGGCCGCCGCCGACGGGGACAGGAAGGTCGTCGCCGTCGGCTGCCTGGCCGAGCGGTACGGCTCGGAGCTGGCCGACAGCCTGCCCGAGGCGGCCGCGGTGCTCGGCTTCGACGCGTACACGGAGATCGGGGACCGGCTCGACGACGTGCTGGCCGGCCGCCCGCTGACGCCGCACTCGCCCCGGGACCGGCGCACGCTGCTGCCGATCAGCCCGGTCGAGCGGCAGGGCGTGACGGTCTCGGTGCCGGGCCACGGTTCGGCCGCGCCCGGAACCTCGGCCGCGCCCGGAACCTCGGCCGCGCCCGGAAGCTCGGCCGCGCCCGAGACCGAGGTGCCGGGCTGGACGCCGCCGGTGTTGCGGCGCCGGCTGGAGAACTCGCCGGTGGCGCCGCTGAAGCTGGCCTCCGGCTGCGACCGGCGGTGCGCGTTCTGCGCGATCCCGTCCTTCCGCGGCTCGTTCGTCTCCCGGCCGCCGGCCGAGGTGCTGGCCGAGGCCCGCTGGCTGGCCGAGCAGGGCGTCCGCGAGCTGGTCCTGGTCAGCGAGAACTCGACGTCGTACGGGAAGGACCTCGGCGACCTGCGGCTGCTGGAGCAGCTGCTGCCGGAGCTGGCCGCGGTGCCCGGGATCGTCCGGGTCCGGCTGTCCTACCTGCAGCCGGCCGAGACCCGCCCGTCGCTGGTGGCCGCGCTGGCGGGCACGCCCGGCGTCGCGCCGTACTTCGACCTGTCCTTCCAGCACTCCAGCGAGGCCGTGCTGCGGCGGATGCGCCGGTTCGGCAACACCGACCGCTTCCTGGGGCTGCTGGAGCAGATCCGCGCGCTCGCGCCCACCGCCGGGGTCCGGTCCAACGTGATCGTCGGCTTCCCGGGCGAGACCACGGACGACGTGGCCGAGCTGACCCGGTTCCTGACCGGGGCCCGGCTGGACGCGATCGGCGTGTTCGGCTACTCCGACGAGGACGGGACCGAGGCCGCCGGGTACGACGGCAAGGTGCGCACGGACGTGGTCGACCGGCGGGTGGCCCGGATGACCGACCTGGTCGACGAGCTGATGGCGCAGCGGGCCGAGGAGCGTCTCGGCGAGACCGTCGAGGTGCTGGTCGAGGCGATCACCGGCGACGGGGTCGAGGGCCGCGCCGCCCACCAGGCCCCCGAGGTCGACGGGGCCACGCTGGTGACCGACGCGCCCGTCGACGTCCGGGTCGGCGACCTGGTCCGGGCCGAGGTCACCGGCAGCGCCGGGGTCGACCTCACCGCCCGCTACCTGGACACCGCGGACGCGGTGGCCCGCCCGGTGGTGGCGGCCGGTCGGTGA